Proteins encoded by one window of Clostridia bacterium:
- the trxA gene encoding thioredoxin — MAELKITSENFDSEVTNSEIPVIIDFWASWCGPCRMLAPVIAEIAEEYAGTVKVGKVNVDEEPELAAAFRVMSIPMVVLIKDGKVASTSVGYKTKDELISALGI, encoded by the coding sequence ATGGCTGAATTGAAGATCACTTCCGAAAACTTCGACAGCGAGGTAACGAATTCGGAAATACCGGTTATTATAGACTTCTGGGCGTCATGGTGCGGACCGTGCCGCATGCTTGCGCCCGTCATTGCCGAAATCGCCGAGGAGTACGCCGGAACAGTTAAGGTGGGCAAGGTGAACGTCGATGAGGAGCCGGAGCTTGCTGCTGCATTCAGAGTGATGAGCATTCCAATGGTCGTGCTGATAAAGGACGGCAAAGTTGCTTCTACGTCAGTGGGATACAAAACGAAGGACGAACTGATAAGCGCGCTCGGAATCTGA